Part of the Vitis vinifera cultivar Pinot Noir 40024 chromosome 13, ASM3070453v1 genome is shown below.
ttttatatgtttcttcaaatctattttttcttttttatacaaataatatcataaaacatcacCAATTAGGTGATATCAcacagatatttgttgtcttaTTATTTGTACCATTATACTTTGCTCTCATTCATTTGTACTTTTATTCAACAATTTAAATCTCATCATATATATTTCAATGAGTCAGATCTCTTTTCGGTTGAAATTAGGTAGGTAAATATAAATAACAAGCTgcaactttttttctttcttttttgagtttaaaaaatgatgtcattaaattttaaaaataaaaaggtaaaagcaTCAACCAAAACTGTGGCTGtcttaaaaacaatattatttaaattgtgTTTTCTAAaagtagaaaatagaaaacaaaagtgGGTCCAAAACAAAAATCTCTTCACTTAGCGGACTCAAAAGTCAAAGATCAAGGAATAcgaggaggaaaaaaaaaagcattatCCATCCGATAATTACTATGAATAATTAATATGCATGATGGCAAGCATGTGTTGGGTAGAGATAGAGCTTTGGAGTGGCAgcatatatagatatataataaTGGCGTAGGGGGGGGCCTTTTCTCCCACCTTGCCTACACCATCATCCCTCCTTTTCAACCTTTTTGACCTTCTATTACTCCATTTCCATCTTCTTTCCGAGACTCACGGCCCCTTAAAAGAAGCTCCAGcttttatttctctttccttttctacCTCCAACCACCACAAGCCCCCCCACTTTGGTGGCAAACaccataaaaagtaaaaaccttCTACCCATCTCAATAATCACTTCAAGCAATGCCCCATTCATTACAAATATCACCATTCCACCTTGACTCATGCCTGAATAATGGAACCAGTGCACTCCACTTAAAGGGTGTTTAGTCCCTTTTCTGAGCCTCAACCCCCATTTCTCTCCAATGGCTAAGTGTAGTAGTATTTGTCATAAGGTTTTGTTACTCCTGTTGGTCTTCTTCACACCCTTTCAGCTGAGCTTCTTCCATGGGAAGTCATCAGAGTTTGAGCTAGAGGATGAGGCATGGCTAGATGAGAAGGATGATGAAGTTAACATGGTCCAAAGTGGGCATGATTCACTGGGTTCTAGTTGTGAGTTTTCAGATGGCAAGTGGGTCTATGATCTGTCCTACCCTCTGTATGATTCGAGCTGCCCGTATCTTAGCACTCCGGTGACTTGTCAGAAGAATGGCAGGCCGGATTCTGACTATGAGAAATGGAGGTGGAAGCCCCATGGTTGCTCCATTCCAAGGTATGATGGTACTGAAACTATGAGCTCTGTAAGTATGAAATGAGaggaaaaaggtttggaaaaTGAAACATGTATATAATACTGATACattcaaatatgttttgttttggttgttGATTGATCAGGTTTGATGCACTGCACTTTCTTGGAAGGATGAGAAGAAAGAGAATAATGCTGGTAGGGGATTCAATAATGAGGAACCAATGGGAGTCTCTGGTCTGCCTTGTCCAAGAAGTGATCCCAACTGGTCGAAAGACAGTTACCTATGATGGTCCCACCATGGCCTTCCATGCCCTAGTAAGATTTTCCTACTTTGGTTCTCTTCTTGTTTTTGATTTTGGTATAATGAGCCTTGGGATGATGTAGTTGGGCAATAACATTGTCACAGGATTTTGAGACCTCAATTGAGTTTTGTTGGGCTCCATTCTTAGTTGAACTGAAGAAAGGGCCTCAAAACAAGAGAATTTTGCATTTGGATTTGATAGAAGAGAATGCCAAGTACTGGAGAGGAGTTGATGTTCTGGTCTATGATTCAGCTCACTGGTGGACTCATTCTGACAAATGGAGTTCGTAAGACAAGTTTCATAACaatctttctcttttctctctttgggTTCCTTTCTGTTTGGctgcaaagaaagaaaaaaaaaaaaggagtagaGTACCAATTGTTTCCCTGATAGAATCACATTGGGGTTTTTACAAATTTCAGGTGGGACTACTACATGGAGGCAAACACTGTGTTGAGGAGCATGAACCCAATGGTAGCCTATCAGAAAGGACTCACAACATGGGCTAAATGGGTGGACTTAAACTTAGACCCTCACAAAACCAGGGTGATTTTCCGAAGCGTATCACCTAGACACAACAGGTACCATACCACACCTTCAAATTCCATATATCACACTCAGAATTCAGGGAAACAAAAAGTCATAATAGTATGGGGGGGTTTTTGCACATGCAGGCAGAATGGTTGGAAATGCTACAACCAGAAGCAACCTCTAGAGTTCTTCAGCCACCAACTTCATGTTCCAGAGCAAATGGTAGTGCTAAAAGGGGTGCTGAAAGGGATGAGATTTCCAGTATACCTGCAAGACATCACAATGATGTCGGCTCTCCGA
Proteins encoded:
- the LOC100251081 gene encoding protein trichome birefringence-like 36; amino-acid sequence: MAKCSSICHKVLLLLLVFFTPFQLSFFHGKSSEFELEDEAWLDEKDDEVNMVQSGHDSLGSSCEFSDGKWVYDLSYPLYDSSCPYLSTPVTCQKNGRPDSDYEKWRWKPHGCSIPRFDALHFLGRMRRKRIMLVGDSIMRNQWESLVCLVQEVIPTGRKTVTYDGPTMAFHALDFETSIEFCWAPFLVELKKGPQNKRILHLDLIEENAKYWRGVDVLVYDSAHWWTHSDKWSSWDYYMEANTVLRSMNPMVAYQKGLTTWAKWVDLNLDPHKTRVIFRSVSPRHNRQNGWKCYNQKQPLEFFSHQLHVPEQMVVLKGVLKGMRFPVYLQDITMMSALRKDGHPSVYTRAMDQEQKQHPRDFTSDCSHWCLPGVPDAWNEILSALLQV